In Meiothermus ruber DSM 1279, the following proteins share a genomic window:
- a CDS encoding RNA-guided endonuclease InsQ/TnpB family protein, which yields MHKAFKYRLYPTQPQQKDLERTLSLCRHLYNAALQERREAYRKAGQNVTYYEQKRSLVEIRAELPEYQRIHSQVLQNVIERVDKAFQGFFRRVKQGQTPGYPRFKGKERYDSFTFPQAGTTGVKLQAGGKRVLIYGIGSVKCKFHRPLEGKVKTATVKREGEQWYIVFTCEVESRPLPPNDQAIGIDLGTNPHFLITSEGEMVEAPRYFQKAQAKLARAQRGLSRKKRGSSRRKQARRRVARLHRKIANQRKDFHHKVARRLVNQYGTIVHEDLNILGLARSRTAKGVLDAGWAAFLQILAYKAEEAGRRVVGVDPKYTSQDCPVCGRREKKPLWVREFTCPACGASLHRDVAAALNVLVKARTEPSGMGTARAVP from the coding sequence ATGCATAAAGCCTTCAAGTACCGCCTCTACCCCACCCAGCCCCAGCAAAAAGACCTGGAGCGCACCCTCTCGCTGTGCCGCCACCTCTACAACGCGGCCTTGCAGGAGCGCCGGGAGGCCTACCGCAAGGCAGGCCAGAACGTGACCTACTACGAGCAGAAGCGCTCGTTGGTGGAGATACGGGCCGAGTTGCCGGAGTACCAGCGCATCCACTCCCAGGTTTTGCAAAATGTCATCGAGCGGGTGGACAAAGCCTTCCAGGGCTTCTTCCGGCGGGTCAAGCAGGGGCAAACCCCCGGCTACCCCCGCTTCAAGGGGAAGGAGCGCTACGACTCGTTCACCTTCCCCCAGGCCGGGACTACCGGGGTCAAACTCCAGGCGGGCGGGAAGCGGGTACTCATCTACGGCATCGGCTCGGTCAAGTGTAAGTTCCACCGCCCGCTCGAAGGAAAGGTCAAGACCGCAACGGTAAAGCGGGAGGGAGAACAGTGGTACATCGTTTTTACCTGTGAGGTGGAGTCCAGGCCCCTTCCCCCCAATGACCAGGCCATCGGGATAGACCTGGGTACGAACCCCCACTTCCTCATCACCTCGGAGGGGGAGATGGTCGAGGCCCCCCGATACTTTCAGAAGGCTCAGGCCAAACTTGCCAGAGCCCAACGCGGCCTGTCCAGGAAGAAGCGGGGTAGTTCTCGCCGTAAACAGGCCAGAAGGCGGGTTGCTAGGCTGCACCGCAAAATCGCCAACCAACGCAAAGACTTCCACCACAAGGTGGCAAGGAGGCTGGTCAACCAGTATGGCACCATCGTGCATGAAGACCTGAACATCCTCGGCCTGGCCCGTTCTCGCACCGCTAAAGGAGTGCTGGATGCGGGCTGGGCGGCTTTTCTGCAAATCCTCGCCTACAAAGCGGAAGAGGCTGGTAGGCGGGTAGTGGGGGTAGACCCCAAATATACCAGCCAGGACTGCCCGGTGTGCGGGCGCCGGGAGAAGAAACCCTTGTGGGTCAGGGAGTTCACCTGCCCCGCTTGTGGGGCCTCTCTTCATCGGGATGTGGCTGCTGCACTGAATGTCCTGGTCAAGGCTCGGACGGAGCCTTCGGGGATGGGTACGGCGCGGGCCGTCCCGTGA
- a CDS encoding transposase, whose translation MVLHKVYRFRMQPTQAQSEALLRTAGSTHRRQSSLNQESTGFRKKRGCGGAIIPRFSNRGYMDSPTSAGDRRHVFVGEVRERLMQVFRETCLMRDWIVLGLEVMPDHAHLFVSVPPKWSPSFYVGSAGNISAQTIQRYIELQRKHQVDEDA comes from the coding sequence ATGGTCTTGCACAAGGTTTACCGCTTCCGCATGCAACCCACCCAAGCCCAAAGCGAGGCTTTGCTTCGCACGGCTGGGAGTACGCATCGTAGGCAGTCCTCGTTGAACCAAGAATCCACGGGCTTTAGAAAAAAGAGGGGGTGTGGGGGAGCTATAATCCCCCGGTTTTCAAACCGGGGATACATGGACTCCCCCACGTCCGCCGGAGACCGCAGGCACGTTTTTGTGGGCGAGGTGCGCGAAAGGCTGATGCAGGTATTCCGGGAGACCTGCTTGATGAGGGACTGGATAGTCCTCGGGTTGGAAGTCATGCCCGACCACGCTCACCTGTTTGTGTCTGTGCCCCCGAAGTGGTCGCCTTCTTTCTACGTGGGCAGCGCCGGGAATATCTCAGCCCAGACTATTCAGCGCTACATCGAGTTGCAACGCAAGCATCAGGTGGACGAGGATGCATAA
- a CDS encoding type IV pilus twitching motility protein PilT, protein MSKAPDIVDLLNLAVDRSASDLVITVGLPPMVKIDGEFHPTEFEPLTPQETRRLTYALMDEKQQRVFEEEKELDFSFSLPGKGRFRVNIFLQRGSVGGVLRVVPSNVKSFEELGLPKTVADIAMSPRGLVLVTGPTGSGKSTTLASMIDYINERKRCHIVTIEDPIEFFHRHKSSIINQREIGSDTHGFDKALRSVLRQAPDVILVGEMRDYETISAAITAAETGHLVMGTLHTNSAPETVDRIIDVFPESQQEQVRVQLSNNLVAVLTQQLLPKAFGGGRVLAYELMVATPAVRALIREGKSHQLVSVIQTGGQYGMITMDANLADLYKRKLITYEMGQSRAVDPKEFARLANAGGPAPQTAGVRRP, encoded by the coding sequence ATGAGCAAAGCACCCGATATTGTAGACCTGCTCAATCTGGCTGTAGATCGCAGCGCCTCGGACCTGGTTATCACGGTGGGCCTTCCCCCCATGGTAAAAATTGACGGGGAGTTTCATCCCACCGAGTTTGAACCCCTCACCCCTCAGGAAACCCGGCGCCTGACCTATGCCCTGATGGACGAGAAGCAGCAGCGGGTTTTTGAGGAAGAAAAGGAGCTTGACTTCTCCTTTAGCCTTCCGGGTAAAGGCCGCTTCCGCGTCAACATCTTTTTGCAGCGCGGTAGTGTGGGTGGGGTGCTGCGGGTGGTGCCCTCCAATGTCAAGAGCTTTGAGGAGCTGGGGCTACCCAAGACCGTGGCCGATATTGCCATGAGCCCCCGCGGCCTGGTGCTGGTTACTGGCCCTACCGGCTCGGGCAAGTCCACCACCTTGGCCTCCATGATCGACTACATCAACGAGCGTAAGCGCTGCCACATCGTAACCATCGAAGACCCCATCGAGTTCTTCCACCGCCACAAGTCCTCCATCATCAACCAGCGCGAGATTGGCTCCGATACCCACGGCTTCGACAAGGCCCTGCGCTCGGTGCTGCGGCAGGCCCCCGATGTGATCCTGGTGGGGGAGATGCGCGACTATGAGACCATTTCGGCTGCCATCACCGCCGCCGAGACCGGGCACCTGGTTATGGGCACGCTGCACACCAATAGCGCCCCCGAGACCGTCGACCGCATTATTGACGTCTTCCCGGAGTCTCAACAGGAGCAGGTACGGGTGCAGCTCTCCAACAACCTGGTTGCAGTGCTCACCCAGCAGCTTCTGCCCAAAGCCTTTGGCGGTGGACGGGTGCTGGCCTACGAGCTCATGGTGGCCACCCCGGCGGTGCGGGCGTTGATCCGCGAAGGCAAGAGCCACCAACTGGTCAGCGTGATTCAAACTGGGGGCCAGTACGGCATGATTACCATGGATGCCAACCTGGCCGACCTGTACAAGCGCAAGCTGATTACCTACGAGATGGGCCAGTCGCGCGCTGTAGACCCCAAGGAGTTTGCGCGCCTGGCCAATGCCGGTGGCCCCGCACCCCAGACGGCCGGTGTGCGCCGCCCCTAA
- the mobA gene encoding nucleotidyltransferase family protein: protein MEAIVLAGGNADDPLAQKFGVASKTLVPYRGRPLVEYTLEALVQAGLEVILVGPSVPLNPPPQRALPDQGGLLANLEAGINAAQGSKVLVATGDMPFLQEEAVRWVLENAPQAGFVYTIVARPTIEQRFPGMRRTYARVREGYFTGGNLVIIDRKLFFTALPLLKQALELRKKPLALARMIGLGTLVKVLLGQADIVGLEARVSRIIGVPAKALITPYAEIGIDIDKEEDLRWLT, encoded by the coding sequence GTGGAAGCGATTGTGTTGGCGGGGGGTAATGCCGATGACCCCCTGGCCCAGAAGTTCGGCGTAGCCAGCAAAACCCTGGTGCCTTACCGGGGTCGCCCGCTGGTGGAGTACACCCTCGAGGCCCTGGTACAAGCAGGGCTGGAAGTTATTTTGGTCGGGCCGTCCGTGCCCTTGAACCCCCCACCCCAACGGGCCCTGCCCGACCAGGGCGGCTTGCTGGCTAACCTCGAGGCCGGGATTAATGCCGCCCAGGGTAGCAAGGTGCTGGTGGCTACCGGCGACATGCCCTTTTTGCAGGAAGAGGCGGTGCGCTGGGTGCTGGAAAATGCACCCCAGGCGGGCTTCGTCTATACTATTGTTGCCCGGCCCACCATTGAGCAGCGCTTCCCGGGGATGCGCCGCACCTACGCCCGCGTCCGCGAGGGCTACTTTACCGGGGGCAACCTGGTCATCATCGACAGAAAGCTCTTTTTTACAGCCCTGCCTTTGCTCAAGCAAGCCCTGGAACTGCGTAAAAAACCCCTGGCCCTGGCCCGGATGATTGGGCTGGGCACCCTGGTCAAGGTGCTTTTGGGCCAGGCTGACATCGTCGGGCTCGAGGCCAGGGTCTCGCGAATTATCGGGGTTCCAGCCAAAGCCCTCATCACCCCCTACGCTGAAATAGGCATAGATATCGATAAAGAGGAGGATCTTCGGTGGTTGACTTAA
- a CDS encoding DUF3248 domain-containing protein, translating to MSMDDLLERLGNHLVWRIGKAEAEEVLVVRVGLASAAPEFSHLARLRNVTDEEIEQLAQSGQLRVEWVN from the coding sequence ATGTCTATGGACGACCTGCTCGAGCGGCTGGGAAATCATCTAGTCTGGCGCATCGGCAAGGCCGAGGCCGAGGAGGTGCTGGTGGTGCGGGTGGGCCTGGCCTCCGCCGCCCCCGAGTTCAGCCACCTGGCACGCCTCCGCAACGTAACCGACGAAGAAATCGAGCAACTCGCACAGTCCGGGCAACTACGGGTCGAGTGGGTCAACTAG
- a CDS encoding DUF3809 family protein, whose protein sequence is MVLEKTFHLKLPAPPAHLLQPEQVFGGKPPFGELTRQDTTLRGYLVAEAPLFGEIQFPFQSRIHPQGLAARLEALPLPEPPAFWAELEGHGEVVEGGIAYQLTLRIHATLPQGEKWGGRALGRLAEAAFERNVERVLQQLVQA, encoded by the coding sequence ATGGTACTGGAAAAAACCTTCCACCTTAAACTACCAGCGCCCCCCGCGCACCTGCTCCAGCCCGAGCAGGTCTTCGGTGGCAAGCCCCCGTTCGGTGAGCTAACCCGCCAGGACACCACCCTGCGGGGTTACCTGGTGGCCGAGGCCCCGCTGTTTGGCGAAATCCAGTTTCCCTTCCAGAGCCGTATTCATCCACAGGGCCTTGCAGCGCGCCTCGAGGCCCTGCCCCTCCCCGAACCCCCGGCCTTCTGGGCCGAGCTCGAGGGCCATGGCGAGGTGGTGGAGGGGGGCATCGCCTATCAGCTCACCCTCCGCATCCACGCCACCCTGCCCCAAGGCGAAAAATGGGGGGGACGGGCCCTGGGGCGCCTGGCCGAGGCCGCTTTCGAGCGGAACGTAGAACGGGTTCTCCAGCAGCTTGTCCAGGCCTAA
- a CDS encoding metal-dependent hydrolase, whose protein sequence is MVEVRYLGHSALLISDGTTRILVDPFLTGNPKAALSADQVEADLVVLTHAHGDHYGDSVAISQRTGAPIISNYEIVSYAEKQGAKGVGMNLGGTYRFKGGWLKWFPAWHSSSFPDGTYGGLAQGLVLELGGKRLYIAGDTALFSDMTLVAQYSLDLAVLPIGDHFTMGPDDALKALELTRAKQVLPVHYNTFPLIAQDGAAFVQQAGRLGVGGQALAPGEHLTLS, encoded by the coding sequence ATGGTCGAGGTACGCTACCTAGGACACTCAGCCCTACTCATCAGCGACGGCACCACCCGCATACTGGTAGACCCTTTCCTCACCGGAAATCCCAAGGCAGCCCTCTCAGCCGATCAGGTAGAGGCCGATCTGGTGGTGCTGACCCATGCCCATGGCGATCACTACGGCGACAGCGTGGCCATTAGCCAGCGCACCGGAGCCCCCATTATCTCCAACTACGAGATTGTGAGCTATGCCGAAAAACAGGGCGCCAAAGGGGTGGGCATGAACCTGGGCGGCACCTACCGGTTCAAAGGCGGGTGGCTCAAGTGGTTCCCGGCCTGGCACTCCTCTTCTTTTCCGGATGGAACCTACGGCGGCCTGGCCCAGGGGCTCGTGCTCGAGCTGGGCGGTAAGCGCCTGTACATCGCAGGGGATACCGCCCTATTCAGCGATATGACCCTGGTAGCCCAGTACAGCCTCGATCTGGCTGTTCTGCCCATTGGCGACCACTTCACCATGGGGCCGGACGATGCCCTCAAGGCCCTCGAGCTGACTCGAGCCAAGCAGGTGCTGCCGGTGCACTACAACACCTTCCCCCTCATCGCCCAGGATGGCGCGGCCTTTGTGCAGCAGGCGGGCCGGCTGGGGGTGGGGGGCCAGGCCCTGGCCCCTGGTGAACACCTGACCCTTTCATAG
- a CDS encoding serine/threonine-protein kinase has translation MDYRRLTRQHYKLEMLLGLGRSSQVYLARAPDGTKVALKVPRREVRTDRALTERFAQEVALSLTLNHANLVRGLSGRPEGEGAFLALEYFEEGTLEDRLKKGPLSREVALDCLSQVAQALIYLHDRGIIHQDVKPSNIFIDGMLFKLGDFGVAKTRENPKPLERAGSPFYMAPELFLGEPATPASDAYSFGVMAFELLVGKRPFVGETLEEITHAHLHKLPPPTNLPPHLDRIVRNLLAKDPAIRATPKAFLQIVQGNPQAEASPDPGKSSPESKPPKSKGLFGLFRKK, from the coding sequence ATGGACTATCGCCGACTGACCCGACAACACTACAAGCTCGAGATGCTCTTGGGCCTGGGGCGGTCATCCCAGGTGTATCTGGCCCGTGCCCCCGACGGCACCAAGGTAGCCCTCAAGGTGCCGCGCCGCGAGGTGCGCACCGACCGGGCCCTCACCGAGCGCTTTGCGCAGGAAGTGGCCCTGTCGCTTACCCTTAACCACGCCAACCTGGTGCGGGGGCTCTCGGGGCGCCCCGAGGGGGAAGGGGCTTTCCTGGCGCTGGAGTACTTCGAAGAGGGTACCCTCGAGGACAGGCTCAAAAAAGGCCCCCTCAGCCGGGAGGTGGCCCTCGACTGCCTGAGCCAGGTCGCCCAGGCCCTCATCTATCTTCACGACCGGGGTATCATCCACCAGGATGTCAAGCCGTCGAACATTTTCATCGACGGTATGCTGTTCAAGCTCGGCGACTTTGGCGTGGCCAAAACCCGCGAAAACCCCAAACCCTTAGAGCGGGCCGGCAGCCCCTTCTACATGGCCCCGGAGCTGTTTCTGGGGGAGCCCGCCACCCCCGCCTCGGACGCTTACTCGTTTGGGGTGATGGCCTTTGAGCTGCTGGTAGGCAAACGGCCCTTTGTGGGGGAGACCCTGGAAGAAATCACCCACGCCCACCTGCACAAGCTGCCCCCACCCACCAACCTTCCACCCCACCTCGACCGGATCGTTCGCAACCTTCTGGCCAAAGACCCCGCCATCCGCGCAACCCCTAAAGCTTTTCTACAGATCGTGCAAGGCAACCCCCAGGCCGAGGCCAGCCCTGACCCTGGCAAAAGCAGTCCAGAGAGCAAGCCCCCCAAAAGCAAAGGGCTGTTTGGCCTGTTTCGCAAAAAATAG
- a CDS encoding AMP-binding protein, with product MSNPIWFPSDAYTRGSHIEALLKHLGLDSYEALYRFSIEQSEAFWEATLQLLGLEWLTPYRQVLDTSQGPQWPRWFVGGQLNLAYNALHHARTRKDAPALIWEGEEGAVARLSYGELEAAVAQAAHALEALGIQKGDRVGLFLPMLPETAISALAVAQIGAIFVPIFSGYAPEAAATRLQDAGARLVITADGFYRRGSRVDLLNNARRAAALSPSVEKLLVVRRFGDVPLAANEVAWDKHVLGQPSSAAYQPMDSMDPFMLIYTSGTTGKPKGTVHYHAGFPIKAAQDMAHLFDLRQHETLFWFTDMGWMMGPWAILGALTIGGTVLLYEGAPDYPDPGRLWALCERHRVTHLGLSPTLVRALMPLGDDWVRQHDLSSLRMLGSTGEPWNLEPYLWFFKTVGQGRVPIINYSGGTEVGGGILGCTAWRPIKPMGFNTAVPGMHAEVLDGMGKPVRDEVGELAVLAPWPGQTKGFWKAPERYLETYWQRFENVWVHGDWAILDREGHWMIQGRSDDTLKIAGKRVGPAEYESAAVEHPSVKEAAAIGIPHPVKGEAAVLFVVLRSGHTPSPDLEQAISETITQRLGKALKPERILFVPDLPKTRNAKVMRRVIRAAFLGQHPGDLSALENPQAVEAIQQAAR from the coding sequence ATGAGCAACCCCATCTGGTTTCCCTCCGATGCGTACACCCGCGGCAGCCACATAGAAGCCCTGCTAAAGCACCTGGGCCTGGATAGCTATGAAGCCCTTTACCGCTTCAGCATCGAGCAGTCCGAGGCTTTTTGGGAGGCCACCCTGCAGCTTTTGGGCCTTGAGTGGTTGACCCCTTACCGGCAGGTGCTGGACACCTCCCAGGGCCCGCAGTGGCCCCGGTGGTTTGTGGGCGGGCAGCTCAATCTGGCTTACAACGCCCTGCATCATGCCAGAACCCGCAAAGACGCCCCGGCCCTGATCTGGGAAGGGGAAGAGGGGGCCGTAGCGCGCTTGAGCTACGGGGAGCTCGAGGCCGCCGTGGCCCAGGCCGCCCACGCGCTCGAGGCCCTGGGCATCCAGAAAGGCGACCGGGTAGGCCTGTTTCTGCCCATGCTGCCCGAAACCGCCATCAGCGCCCTGGCCGTGGCACAAATTGGGGCCATCTTTGTACCCATCTTCTCCGGTTACGCCCCCGAAGCAGCGGCCACCCGGCTGCAGGATGCCGGGGCCAGGCTGGTCATCACCGCGGATGGCTTCTACCGGAGGGGCAGCCGGGTTGATCTTCTGAACAACGCCCGCCGCGCCGCAGCCCTTTCGCCAAGCGTAGAGAAGCTGCTGGTGGTGCGCCGCTTTGGGGACGTGCCCCTGGCCGCCAACGAAGTGGCCTGGGACAAGCACGTCCTCGGCCAGCCCTCGAGCGCAGCATACCAACCCATGGACAGCATGGATCCGTTCATGCTGATCTACACCTCCGGCACCACCGGCAAACCCAAGGGCACCGTGCACTACCATGCTGGCTTTCCCATTAAAGCCGCCCAGGACATGGCCCACCTCTTCGATCTGCGTCAGCACGAAACCCTGTTCTGGTTCACCGACATGGGCTGGATGATGGGGCCGTGGGCCATTCTAGGCGCTCTTACCATCGGCGGTACGGTGCTGCTGTACGAAGGGGCCCCCGATTACCCGGATCCAGGCCGCTTGTGGGCCCTTTGCGAGCGACACAGGGTAACCCACCTGGGCCTCTCCCCCACCCTGGTGCGGGCCCTGATGCCCCTGGGGGATGACTGGGTACGCCAGCACGACCTGTCCAGCTTGCGCATGCTGGGCTCTACCGGCGAGCCCTGGAACCTCGAGCCCTACCTCTGGTTCTTCAAGACTGTGGGCCAGGGCCGGGTTCCCATCATCAACTACTCCGGGGGCACCGAGGTTGGTGGCGGCATCCTGGGGTGCACAGCCTGGCGACCCATTAAGCCCATGGGCTTCAACACCGCGGTACCCGGCATGCACGCCGAAGTGCTCGATGGCATGGGCAAGCCCGTGCGGGACGAGGTGGGCGAGTTAGCGGTGCTGGCCCCCTGGCCGGGCCAGACCAAGGGCTTCTGGAAAGCGCCTGAGCGTTACCTCGAAACCTACTGGCAACGCTTTGAAAACGTCTGGGTGCACGGCGACTGGGCCATTTTGGATCGAGAGGGGCACTGGATGATTCAGGGCCGGAGCGACGACACCCTCAAAATCGCCGGTAAGCGGGTGGGGCCCGCCGAGTACGAAAGCGCCGCCGTGGAGCACCCCAGCGTAAAAGAAGCCGCCGCCATCGGCATACCGCACCCGGTAAAGGGCGAGGCCGCGGTGCTATTCGTGGTGCTGCGCAGCGGCCATACCCCCAGCCCCGACCTCGAGCAGGCCATCAGCGAAACCATCACCCAGCGCCTGGGCAAGGCCCTCAAACCCGAACGCATACTGTTTGTGCCCGATCTACCCAAAACCCGCAACGCCAAGGTGATGCGCCGGGTGATACGGGCCGCCTTTCTGGGCCAGCACCCCGGCGATCTCTCGGCGCTGGAGAACCCCCAGGCGGTAGAAGCCATCCAGCAAGCTGCCCGATAG
- a CDS encoding type IV pilus twitching motility protein PilT encodes MSATQTPTPIADMLRSMVQARASDIHLQAGAPPTVRIDGKLKPFGSKVLSPEDVEAIVRSLLNPMQLEELEYKKEMDFAYTVPGLARFRCNLLHQRGSFGLVMRVVAETIPSFEALGLPRPVMEDLASKERGLILVTGPTGSGKSTTLAALIDHINLHYPKNIITIEDPIEFLHKHKKSLVVQREVGVDTDSFSSGLKYAMRQDPDVILIGEMRDRETVEAAIMAAQTGHLVLSTLHTLDAVRTINRIIDFFPLHEHLQIRILLAESLLGIISQRLLPRADGHGRALALEILLATPFVRDLIKDENKTPQIKDAMIQDNLRGMQTFDQHLVELYSQGHISLEDAEGSATSPHELRLMLTKATGRAF; translated from the coding sequence ATGAGTGCTACGCAAACCCCTACGCCCATTGCTGATATGCTGCGCAGCATGGTGCAGGCTCGAGCCTCGGATATCCATTTGCAGGCTGGGGCGCCGCCTACGGTGCGCATTGATGGCAAACTTAAACCCTTTGGGAGCAAGGTGCTCTCGCCGGAAGATGTAGAAGCCATCGTGCGCAGTCTGCTAAACCCCATGCAGCTCGAGGAGCTCGAGTACAAAAAAGAGATGGACTTTGCCTATACGGTGCCGGGCCTGGCGCGTTTCCGTTGCAACCTGCTGCACCAACGGGGTAGCTTCGGGCTGGTGATGCGGGTGGTGGCCGAGACCATTCCAAGCTTCGAGGCCCTGGGGTTACCCCGTCCGGTGATGGAAGACCTGGCCTCCAAAGAGCGCGGATTGATACTGGTGACCGGCCCTACCGGCTCAGGCAAGTCCACCACCCTGGCGGCCCTCATCGACCACATCAACCTGCACTATCCCAAAAACATCATCACCATTGAAGACCCCATCGAGTTTCTGCACAAGCATAAGAAAAGCCTGGTGGTGCAGCGCGAGGTGGGGGTGGATACCGACTCGTTTAGCTCCGGCCTCAAATACGCCATGCGGCAGGATCCGGATGTGATTTTGATCGGTGAGATGCGCGACCGCGAAACGGTGGAGGCGGCGATTATGGCAGCCCAGACCGGCCACCTGGTGCTGTCCACCCTGCACACCCTGGATGCGGTGCGCACCATCAACCGTATCATCGACTTTTTCCCCCTACACGAACACCTGCAAATTCGCATTCTGCTGGCCGAGTCGCTTCTGGGCATCATCTCGCAGCGCCTGCTGCCCCGCGCCGACGGTCACGGTCGGGCGCTGGCCCTGGAAATACTCCTCGCCACGCCTTTTGTGCGCGACCTCATTAAGGACGAAAACAAGACGCCCCAGATCAAGGATGCCATGATACAGGACAATCTGCGCGGCATGCAAACCTTTGATCAACACCTGGTTGAGCTTTACAGCCAGGGCCACATCAGCCTCGAGGATGCCGAAGGCTCGGCCACCAGCCCCCACGAGCTCAGGTTGATGCTTACCAAAGCCACCGGCCGGGCTTTCTAG
- the rsfS gene encoding ribosome silencing factor — protein sequence MVQAIDTQRLIHLVKEALEDKKAENVVVLDLTGVSDTLDYFVIATGTSQPHLQALERAVREKLLEDEGIRANNVEGPSPRWVLLDYGPVLVHLMSAEAREYYDLEGFWADAKRI from the coding sequence ATGGTTCAAGCCATTGATACCCAAAGACTCATCCACCTGGTCAAGGAAGCCCTGGAGGACAAGAAAGCCGAGAATGTGGTGGTGCTGGATCTGACCGGCGTCTCCGACACGCTCGATTACTTTGTGATTGCGACCGGGACTTCCCAGCCCCACCTGCAGGCCCTCGAGCGGGCTGTGCGGGAAAAGCTACTCGAAGACGAAGGCATCCGGGCTAACAACGTCGAAGGCCCCAGTCCACGCTGGGTGCTCCTCGACTATGGCCCGGTGCTGGTGCATCTGATGAGCGCGGAGGCCCGCGAATACTACGATCTAGAGGGTTTCTGGGCCGATGCAAAGCGCATATAG
- the obgE gene encoding GTPase ObgE, which translates to MFRDVLEISVAAGRGGDGCISFWREKYIAKGGPDGGDGGDGGSVILRALAQVDSLSNLSKRVYKAENGQHGMGKGLFGKSGKDLIIEVPRGTRVYDAETGELLADLVEEGQTFVAARGGRGGWGNPRFVTPTRQAPRFAEAGEEGEKRKLRLELMLLADVGLVGYPNAGKSSLLAALTHATPKIASYPFTTLSPNLGVIERDLERITMADIPGIIEGAAQGRGLGLEFLRHIARTRVLLYVLDGADQPVQTLHTLQAELRAYNPELLQRQALIALNKTDLLTPEEVQTLVGELSRTGLPVLPISTQSKAGLPELVEALFALVQAAPKPKLEAPKPKPEPADYIKVTQVEEGVFELEAPQVQRHLDRLKGDMMEAAGYLQELFKRYRVEQALKAHGVRAGDTVRFGSHEFEYIPEVR; encoded by the coding sequence ATGTTCAGGGATGTGCTCGAGATCAGCGTGGCCGCCGGGCGCGGGGGCGACGGCTGTATCAGCTTTTGGCGCGAGAAGTACATCGCCAAAGGGGGCCCCGACGGCGGCGACGGGGGGGATGGGGGCTCCGTCATCCTGCGGGCGCTGGCGCAGGTAGATTCGCTTTCGAACCTTTCCAAGCGGGTCTACAAGGCCGAAAACGGCCAGCACGGCATGGGCAAGGGGCTTTTTGGTAAGTCGGGCAAAGACCTGATTATCGAAGTCCCGCGGGGAACCCGGGTCTACGATGCCGAGACCGGCGAACTGCTGGCCGACCTGGTGGAGGAGGGCCAGACCTTTGTGGCCGCGCGGGGTGGACGGGGCGGCTGGGGGAACCCGCGCTTTGTGACCCCCACCCGGCAGGCGCCCCGCTTTGCCGAGGCCGGCGAGGAGGGCGAGAAGCGCAAGCTGCGCCTCGAGCTGATGCTCCTGGCCGATGTGGGCCTGGTGGGCTACCCCAACGCCGGCAAGAGCAGCCTGCTGGCCGCCCTGACCCACGCCACCCCCAAGATTGCCAGCTACCCCTTCACCACCCTTTCCCCCAACCTGGGGGTCATCGAGCGCGACCTCGAGCGCATCACCATGGCCGACATCCCCGGCATCATCGAAGGGGCCGCGCAGGGCCGGGGCCTGGGCCTCGAGTTTCTGCGCCACATCGCCCGGACTCGAGTGCTGCTGTACGTGCTCGATGGCGCCGATCAGCCGGTGCAAACCCTGCACACCCTGCAGGCCGAACTGCGGGCCTACAACCCCGAACTGCTGCAGCGCCAGGCCCTGATCGCCCTCAACAAAACCGACCTGCTCACCCCGGAAGAGGTGCAAACCCTGGTGGGCGAACTCAGCCGAACCGGCCTGCCGGTGCTACCCATCTCCACCCAGAGCAAGGCCGGCTTGCCCGAGCTGGTCGAGGCCCTATTTGCCCTGGTGCAGGCCGCGCCCAAGCCCAAATTGGAAGCCCCCAAGCCCAAGCCCGAGCCCGCCGATTACATCAAGGTAACCCAGGTGGAAGAAGGGGTGTTCGAGCTCGAGGCCCCCCAGGTGCAGCGCCACCTCGACCGGCTCAAGGGCGATATGATGGAGGCCGCAGGCTACCTGCAGGAACTTTTCAAGCGCTACCGGGTTGAACAAGCCCTCAAGGCCCATGGGGTTCGGGCGGGCGATACGGTGCGCTTTGGCTCGCACGAGTTTGAGTACATCCCTGAGGTTCGATAG
- the rpmA gene encoding 50S ribosomal protein L27, with translation MAHKKGLGSTKNGRDSQAKRLGVKRFEGQVVKAGNVLVRQRGTKFRAGAGVGQGRDYTLFALIDGVVEFADKGRKGRFVLVRPLETAQAGD, from the coding sequence ATGGCACATAAAAAGGGTCTGGGTTCAACCAAAAACGGGCGCGACAGCCAAGCCAAGCGCCTGGGCGTCAAGCGCTTCGAAGGTCAGGTGGTCAAGGCTGGTAACGTGCTGGTGCGCCAGCGCGGCACCAAGTTCCGCGCCGGTGCGGGGGTGGGTCAGGGCCGCGACTACACCCTGTTTGCCTTGATCGACGGTGTGGTGGAGTTTGCCGATAAGGGCCGCAAGGGCCGCTTTGTGCTGGTAAGGCCCCTGGAAACGGCCCAGGCTGGGGATTAA